Genomic segment of Paenibacillus sp. FSL R5-0912:
TGGTGAACATCAGTGGATAGTGAGGCATTTACTATTTTCATTACTGCAATAAATAATGTTGGCTTTCCAATTGTTATGATTGGATATTTAGTAGTTAGATTTGAAAAAAAGATAGATGCTCTGACTAACGTCATACACGACCTGCTCACTTCAATAAATGAATCAAAGGAGAAATGAGTTCTATGGAAAAAGATTTATATACCTTAGTCAGTTTGGCCCAGCAAGGAGATCGAGGGGCGTTAGAGAGTATTCTTGAAATGTTCTCCCCCTTACTTAATAAACAAAAGAGGATGGTTGGTTTGAACGACCAAGACGATTTACTTCAGACTTTAAGAGAGCTATTAATAGAAAAAACACTACACTTCGATATCGAACATTCACCTGATTTTTCACATTTCAAAAAATTGAAAGGGGAACTTAATGATGATTAAAAGTAATATGGAAAGACAATTAGAAATTCAAAAAGAAATTTGCATGTTAAGTAAAAAAATAATTACTGCCGCACCGGAAGATCTGGCATTCTACGATTCAATTGGACAGCTCTATGTTTTAAAATTGAAAGAAATCCAAGAAGAATGCCTTACCTTAAAAAGCGATAATTGCGTCGTTATACCGTCAAATTGCTAACCCCAATTTCGAATTCTATTTCGTATAGTATTCGACATATAAATTTAATGTTATTATTTGTTAAACATTTTATTAGGTCGGAGCGTCTAATTATACGTAGTTACAGTTACAGTATTTTGAATTATCATTTGAATATAATTGCAAATATGTAACAAAAAACTATTTTCATAATGTATAATTAAAAATGTTCAAAATAAAATCTTTAGAGGAGTTCAAAATGAAATATGCAAAATTCTATACGTTGACAACAATTCTTGCAGGCACTTTGCTTATCTCGGCATGTAATAACAGTAATAATTCTCTTAACAATAGCGCTACTTCAAACATACTCTCTCATCAAGAGGAAAAGGCAAACTCAACTTCAAACCCAAGCAGTAAAAGTGTACAAATCGGGGAAGAAAGCTACAGCATTCCATTAAATGATGAAAAAACAAAAAAGTACAATTTTGCTGTCAATACATTAGCCGGTATTGTTTGGTT
This window contains:
- a CDS encoding helix-turn-helix domain-containing protein; amino-acid sequence: MEKDLYTLVSLAQQGDRGALESILEMFSPLLNKQKRMVGLNDQDDLLQTLRELLIEKTLHFDIEHSPDFSHFKKLKGELNDD
- a CDS encoding YvrJ family protein, producing the protein MDSEAFTIFITAINNVGFPIVMIGYLVVRFEKKIDALTNVIHDLLTSINESKEK